The stretch of DNA TAGATGCCGATGGCACGCATGGCTGCGGCGAGGTTGCGGCCCACGGCGATGCCAAAATCATTGATCATGCGCCGCAGCTGGCTCTGCGCGCAGCGGGTGAGGACAATATGGTCCGCCACCAGCACTCCGGTGGGGGTGTGCACTTCCCACTGCGGGGTTGCCGCGCTTTCCGGGGCACCGTCCACCTGGGTCAACTGCACGGCCCGGGTGCTGCGGATATCGACGTCGTGGCTGGCGGCGTAGTTGCGGAGGTGCCGCAGGATCTCGTTGCGCTCCTGGAGCGTCGCGGAATCCGCCGTGTCGATGCGTTGGAGTGAGGTGGTGACGGCGGGCGGCGTGGCCCCGAAAGTGTCCAGGCCGTCAACCACGATGGAGTGGATACCCCTGCGGCGCAGCTCGGCTGCCACAGCGAGTCCGGACAGCCCGGTGCCAATGATCACGGTGGTGGTCTGTTCGGTCCCGGCATTTCCAGGCATGTTTGACACTGCTGTTTCCCTCCTTCGACATTTCTGCAGGTGCTGGCGTCATCGCCGGCGGGCGCGGTCCCGTTGCCCCAAATGCAAGGCCGCACAGTGGTCCCGGGCAGCCGTCGAACGGAAGTTACTGTCGGCGTCCCGGACCAACAATGTCCAGAACACTACAGAACAAAACCGGCCATGGATAGCCCAAAACGTAAACATTCTTCCGGGGCTGAACACGCTTTCCCAGAGGGTGTGGAAAAACTGTGGATAACCTGTGGATTCCGGACCTGAGCAGGCTTGCTATGGTCCCTCGGACGCGGAATAGTGAGAACTGGAAGCGGTCCCCGGCCGCACAGTTCCGGCAGCGGCCGGGGGTGCACTGGGAGGGGTCCACTTTCTGGCAGAATGGCCGGAACATCAGGCAGTAGCGCAAGGAGGCGGCCCCATGGGCGCACAAGAGTTGCATCCGGACCCGGCGAGGGATGGCGGTGGCCCGTCCGCCGCGCCCGAAGGAATCGTCGTGGGCGTGGACGGCTCCGACCATGGCCAGTGCGCCCTCGTCTGGGCCGCGCGGGAGGCGCAGCGCCGCCGTCGTCCGCTGCACATCGTGACCGCCTACTCGGTGCCCATCTTCGCTGCCTCCGGCCTGGACGGAGGGTATGCCACGGTGGACGATTCCGTCATCCGTGAGGGTGCGGAGGCCATCGTGAAGCAGGCCATGGAGAAAGTGGCGGGCTACGGCATCGACGTCAGCGCCTCCGTGGAGAACGGCGACGCCTCGGGCGTCCTGCTGGAAATGTCCGAAACCGCCGAACTGCTGGTCTTCGGGACCCGCGGCCGCGGCGGCTTTGTGGGCCGGCTTCTGGGATCCGTGAGCAGCGCCCTGCCCGCGCACGCGAAATGCCCCACCGTCACCGTGCCCCTGATCTGCTCGGACCGGCTGGGTGAAACCACCGAGGACAGGCGCGTCCTGGCCGAGCAGGCCAAGTCGGGGCGCCAGCTCGTGGAGAACGTGGTGGTGGTGGGCGTGGACGGATCCGAGCAGGCCCGGGTTGCGGTCCTGGACGCCGCGGACCAGGCCGAACGCCTCGGCGCCAAGCTGCGGGTGGTGTGCGCCGTTCCCCAGTACAGCGGTTCGCTGGCCTGGGTGCCCGCCCCCATGGACCGCAAGGCGCTGTTTGCCGAAATCCAGGTCACGCTGGACGCCGGCATGGCCTGGCTGCGCAGCCACTATCCCGGCCTTGACGCCGAGTCCGAACTGAAGGACGGTTCGCCTGTGGACGTCCTGGTGGGGGAGAGCCGGCACGTTGAACTGGTGGTTGTTGGCACCCGGGGACGCGGCGGGTTCACCGGCATGCTCCTGGGCTCCACCTCGGACGGCGTGCTCCACCACGCCAAGGGGCCAGTCATGGTGGTCCCGGACCACGCGGACCCCCGCCTGGCCGACAGGCCCAGGTTCGGACCCATCCTGGGCGACGCCGACGCCGCCTGACCCCGCCGCGGCCGGGCCGTCAGCTACGGAGACGTGGAGGCGCCATCATGCAGCATCCGGAATCTTCCCAGGGCGGCAGGCCGGCCGCTGCGCCTGGCGCGGACCTGGTGGTGGACCTGCGCCGCCTCGGCGCCGGAATGCTCGCGCAGGTGGGTGGCAAGGCCGCGAACCTTGGTGAGCTGCTGGCCGCCGGGCTTCCCGTACCTGAGGGCTTTTGCCTCACCACGGAGGCCTACCGGCTGGTGACAGGGGCTCCGGACTCAATTAATCCGGAGCTGGCAGCCGTCCATGCGGCACTGCGGACGCCGCCGGGAGGCCCCGGCCAGCCAGTTGCTGCAGCCCCGGAAACTGCCACCCACAGGATTCCCGCCCCCGCCAATTCCCCACCGGATATTCCCGCCCTGGCCGCGATGGCCCGTGCCGCCGTCGTGTCCGCCCCGCTGCCGCCTGAGGTGGCCGCCGCCGTCGAACGCGCCTATGGGGAGCTGGGCGCGGAC from Pseudarthrobacter chlorophenolicus A6 encodes:
- a CDS encoding FAD-dependent monooxygenase; its protein translation is MPGNAGTEQTTTVIIGTGLSGLAVAAELRRRGIHSIVVDGLDTFGATPPAVTTSLQRIDTADSATLQERNEILRHLRNYAASHDVDIRSTRAVQLTQVDGAPESAATPQWEVHTPTGVLVADHIVLTRCAQSQLRRMINDFGIAVGRNLAAAMRAIGIYLVGVGELITPSPKEVLRQAKTVGQAISAKVNPDSTAFPATGSLSMLPC
- a CDS encoding universal stress protein, encoding MGAQELHPDPARDGGGPSAAPEGIVVGVDGSDHGQCALVWAAREAQRRRRPLHIVTAYSVPIFAASGLDGGYATVDDSVIREGAEAIVKQAMEKVAGYGIDVSASVENGDASGVLLEMSETAELLVFGTRGRGGFVGRLLGSVSSALPAHAKCPTVTVPLICSDRLGETTEDRRVLAEQAKSGRQLVENVVVVGVDGSEQARVAVLDAADQAERLGAKLRVVCAVPQYSGSLAWVPAPMDRKALFAEIQVTLDAGMAWLRSHYPGLDAESELKDGSPVDVLVGESRHVELVVVGTRGRGGFTGMLLGSTSDGVLHHAKGPVMVVPDHADPRLADRPRFGPILGDADAA